A stretch of Gossypium hirsutum isolate 1008001.06 chromosome A06, Gossypium_hirsutum_v2.1, whole genome shotgun sequence DNA encodes these proteins:
- the LOC107963294 gene encoding uncharacterized protein: MADTLAILASMIKVNKQEDVKPIQMSIYEALTYCYNLEKEEENDDHPWYHDILRYVKNCEYPDQTTENDKRTLRRLASDYVLDGEILYKRRKDQQCLLTVINLFPSNLVSDKFQFVIVIIFRKHFALK; encoded by the exons atggctgacacCCTAGCAATTTTAGCCTCTATGATCAAGGTGAATAAGCAAGAAGATGTGAAAccaatccaaatgagcatttatgaagcTCTGACTTATTGTTATAATctcgaaaaagaagaagaaaatgatgatcacccttggtaccatgatATCCTGCGATATGTGAAGAATTGTGAGTACCCCGACCAAACTactgagaatgacaaaaggacgTTGAGAAGACTGGCTAGTGATTATGTCTTGGACGGGGAGATCttatacaaaagaaggaaggatcag CAATGTTTGTTGACTGTGATTAATCTATTCCCTTCAAATCTTGTTTCTGACAAATTTCAGTTTGTCATTGTTATAATCTTTcgcaagcattttgcattgaaatga